DNA from Brevibacterium sp. 'Marine':
GCGTCGCCGAGAAGTGGCAGCTCACCCGTGAGGCTCTCGACGAATTCGCCTTCCAGTCGCATCAGAAGGCGCTGGCCGCGCAGGAGGCCGGCAGCTTCGAGCGTGAGATCCTGCCCGTCGGCGAGGTCACCGCCGATGAGGGTCCGCGCGATTCGACGCTGGAGAAGCTCGGCAAGCTGCGTCCCATCCACGGACCGGGCGGCGTCATCACCGCCGGAAACTCCTCGTCGCTCAACGACGGCGCCGCCGTCGTCGTGCTCGTGTCCGAGGACTATGCGAACAAGCACGGTCTGAGCCCGCGCGCCCGGGTCGTCGCCGGTGCCAATGCCGGTGTGTCCCCGGAGATCATGGGCATCGGACCCGTCCCGGCGACCCGCAAGGTGCTCGAACGCACCGGCTGGAGCGTTGATGACCTCGAGGCCGTCGAACTCAATGAGGCCTTCGCCTCCCAGTCGCTGGCGTGCATGGGCGACCTCGGGCTCGACCCGGAGACCGTCAACGGATTCGGCGGAGCGATCGCTCTCGGCCACCCGCTGGGCTGCTCCGGGACCCGCATCACCCTGACCCTGCTCAACCGTCTGGAACAGGCCGGGGCGACGAAGGGCCTGGCGACCATGTGCGTGGGCGTCGGCCAGGGTTCGGCGCTGCTGCTGGAGCGCGTGTGAGCGCCGGCGGCGTGAGCGATTCCGCCTCCCCGCTGCTCATCGAACGCCATTCCGACCGGATGATCATCCGACTCAACCGGCCCGAGGTCCGCAACGCCATCGACCAGTCGATGGTCGATGCTCTCCACGCCGTGTGCGCCGAACTCGAGGCCGAACCGAAGGTTGCGATCCTCACCGGCACCTCCGGAGTCTTCGCCGCCGGGGCCGACATCTCGCAGCTGCGCAATCGGCGTCGCGATGATGCCCTGGCCGGGATCAACTCGAAGATCTTCTCCCGCATCCAGGAACTGCCGATGCCGGTCATCGCCCTGATCGAGGGATTCGCGCTGGGCGGCGGTGCCGAGCTCGCCTTCGCCGCGGACTTCCGCATCGGCACCCCGTCGACGAAGATCGGCAACCCGGAGACCGGTCTGGGCATCCTCGCCGCAGCCGGAGCCGCGTGGCGCCTGCGCGAACTCGTCGGCGAACCCCGCGCCAAGGAGATCCTCCTGGCCGGACGGACCCTGCAGGCCGATGAAGCCAAGGCCATCGGTCTGCTCAATGACGTCGTCGACCCCGAGGACCTCGAACTCGCCGGTCAGGCGCTGGCCGATCGGATCGCGAGCTTCGCACCCCTGGCCGTGCGCCTGAGCAAGTCGGCGTTCCACGCCCCGAGAGAGGCGCATCCGCTCATCGACAATGTGGCCCAGGCGGTCCTGTTCGAAACAGACGAGAAGTTCGCCCGCATGGACGTGTTCCTGTCCAAACGCGAGGCCAAGAAGGCGAAGAAGGCCGCCGAACAGGCGGCGAAGGAAGGCGACAACACATGAGCGACACCACAGACACCCCCACCGAGGCAGCCGGTACCACCGCCCGCGTCCCCGACGTCGTCGGCGTCTTCGGCGGCGGACGGATGGGTGCGGGAATCGCGCATGCCTTCGCCACCGCCGGTGCCCGAGTCATCGTCATCGAGAACACCGACGACACCGTGGCCGCCGCCCGGGAACGCATCGACGCGTCGACGAGTAAGTCACGGTCCAAGGGCATCGAGGTGCCCGGAACCGTCGTCGTCGACCGTGATCCCACTCTGCTCGACGAGGCTCTCCTCGTCGTCGAAGCCGTGCCCGAGTTCGTCGAACTCAAACAGGAGGTGCTCGCGACCATCGCGAAGCACGCTCCCGCTGCGAGCATCGGCACGAACACCTCGGCGCTGTCGATCGACGTGCTCGCCGCAGCCCTGCCGCGGCCGCAGGCGCTCATCGGCCTGCACTTCTTCAACCCGGTGCCCGTGTCCGAACTCGTCGAGGTCGTCGTCGGCACCCACACCGATCCGAAGCTCGTCGACGTCGCCAAGGAATGGGTGACGGGACTGGGGAAGACGGCGATCACGGTGAAGGACTCGCCCGGATTCGCCTCCTCCCGCCTCGGCGTGGCTCTCGCTCTGGAGGCGATGCGGATGGTCGAAGACGGCGTCGCCAGTGCCGAAGACATCGACCGGGCCATGACTCTGGGCTACCGGCATCCGGCCGGGCCGCTGAGGACGACGGACATCGTCGGGCTCGATGTGCGCCTCGGCATCGCCGAGCACCTCGCCGAAGAGATCGGCGAGCGTTTCACACCCCCGCAGATACTGAAGGACAAAGTTGCCGCCGGTGAACTCGGCCGCAAGTCCGGGCAGGGTTTCTACACCTGGTGACATCCCCGCAACACGGACACGCAAAGGAGCATCCATGACCGAGATCCAGCTGAAGAACCGCGGCCCGATCGCCGAGATCGTCCTCGACGGACCCGAGTCCCGCAACGCCCTCGACGCGGACAACCTCCGCGATATCGCCGCCGCCGTGGCCAAGGTCGCCGAGGCGGTCCCGAACGTGCGCGTGCTCGTCATCCGCGGGGAGGGCAAGGTCTTCTGCTCCGGCCGTGACATCGCGAACGTCGACGTCGAGACCGACGACGCCCACGCCTTCCTCGCCGAGATCTTCGCCCCCGTCTTCCAGGCGATCCGGGCGCTGCCGATCCCCGTGATCGCGCAGGTCCAGGGGGCGGCACTCGGGCTCGGGTACGGAGTGGCCGCGGCCGCCGACATCATCGTCGCCGCCGAGGACGCGAAGTTCGGATCCCCGTTCGCCGCGATCGGTGCGATGCTCGACTCCGGTGCCCACCATGTGTTCCTCGACCGGGTCGGTTACCACCGGACCATGGACCTCATCATCACCGGAGACTTCATGACCGGCGCCGAGGCGGCCGCCACCGGGATCGTCTCCCGTGCGGTCCCAGCAGCGGAACTGACCGACTTCGTCGAATCGAAGCTGGAGAAGATCGTCACCGGACCGGCCGAGGCCTTCGCCATGGAGAAGGGCTTCGTCCAGAAGCTCGCCGACGAACGCCCGAACCTCGCCGAGGTGCTGGCCCAAGAGGCGGCCCTGCAGGAATCGGCGCGGCAGACCCCGGACTATGCCGAAGGGTTCAGGGCCTTCCAGGAGAGGCGGAAGCCGAACTTCGGCTAGGTCTCAGGACGTTCAGGCGGCTCTGCCTGCGCCTGCTCAGCATCGCGCGTGCGCTTCCAGCGGCGCATCGTGATGATCGTCAGCGTGATGACCAGTGCCCAGGAGATGCCCACGGCGATGCCGTTGAGGATGCTCGGGTTCCCGATGAACGCCCCGACGGCGACGAGTGAGAGCTGGCCCGGCAGGGACGAGATGACGGTGGCGGAGAGGAAGGTGCGGTTGTCGATGCCGAGTGCTCCGCTGCCGTAGTTGACCGGCCAATAGGGGAATCCGGGCATGAGGCGCAGGGTGCACACCGCGTAGAACCCACCGCCGGTGAGCCGGGATTCGACCGATTCTGCGTGTGAGCCGAGCAGCCGCAGCACGGTGTCCCGGCCCAGTGCCCGGGCGATCCAGTAGCCGATCCAGCAGCCCCCGACGACTCCGACCATCGACAGGATGGTGCCGAACGGCAGGCCGTAGATGAGGCCTCCCGCTGTGGCCATGATCGTCACGGGGATCGGGGTGGCTGCGACGCCCATATAGATGAGGACGAAGACGGCGAAGCCCCAGAATCCGGCGGCTGCGATATCGTCCTGCAGCACATCGACCGACGGCAGGCGGACGTTGAAGACCGCCCACACTCCTGCCAGCAGGGCGAGAGCGAGGGCGATATTGCGCAGGATCGTCGGCCAGTCGAGGCGCCCCCGGCCCAGCCGGGGGCGGGGCGACCGCTCTGCGGGCGAGGCGTCTTCGTGTCCGGGCATGGCCCGATCTTACGTCTCGCCCGCGGCGGTCGGGCAATCTCCTCGTCAGGCCGCGGGACCCTCGGTCAGGGTCACCTCGGCGGTGTGG
Protein-coding regions in this window:
- a CDS encoding thiolase family protein, producing MPEAFILDGLRTPIGRYGGALADQRPDDLVAATMKTVVERAGIDPTDIDEVILGSANQAGEDNRNIARMAVLLAGLPESVPGFTVNRLCASGMTAITTARAMIAAGDADVVVAGGVESMTRAPWVSEKPSRAWSKPGRTWDTSIGWRFTNPAFGEDVTLSMPQTAERVAEKWQLTREALDEFAFQSHQKALAAQEAGSFEREILPVGEVTADEGPRDSTLEKLGKLRPIHGPGGVITAGNSSSLNDGAAVVVLVSEDYANKHGLSPRARVVAGANAGVSPEIMGIGPVPATRKVLERTGWSVDDLEAVELNEAFASQSLACMGDLGLDPETVNGFGGAIALGHPLGCSGTRITLTLLNRLEQAGATKGLATMCVGVGQGSALLLERV
- a CDS encoding enoyl-CoA hydratase/isomerase family protein gives rise to the protein MIIRLNRPEVRNAIDQSMVDALHAVCAELEAEPKVAILTGTSGVFAAGADISQLRNRRRDDALAGINSKIFSRIQELPMPVIALIEGFALGGGAELAFAADFRIGTPSTKIGNPETGLGILAAAGAAWRLRELVGEPRAKEILLAGRTLQADEAKAIGLLNDVVDPEDLELAGQALADRIASFAPLAVRLSKSAFHAPREAHPLIDNVAQAVLFETDEKFARMDVFLSKREAKKAKKAAEQAAKEGDNT
- a CDS encoding enoyl-CoA hydratase/isomerase family protein, which encodes MTEIQLKNRGPIAEIVLDGPESRNALDADNLRDIAAAVAKVAEAVPNVRVLVIRGEGKVFCSGRDIANVDVETDDAHAFLAEIFAPVFQAIRALPIPVIAQVQGAALGLGYGVAAAADIIVAAEDAKFGSPFAAIGAMLDSGAHHVFLDRVGYHRTMDLIITGDFMTGAEAAATGIVSRAVPAAELTDFVESKLEKIVTGPAEAFAMEKGFVQKLADERPNLAEVLAQEAALQESARQTPDYAEGFRAFQERRKPNFG
- a CDS encoding TVP38/TMEM64 family protein, with product MPGHEDASPAERSPRPRLGRGRLDWPTILRNIALALALLAGVWAVFNVRLPSVDVLQDDIAAAGFWGFAVFVLIYMGVAATPIPVTIMATAGGLIYGLPFGTILSMVGVVGGCWIGYWIARALGRDTVLRLLGSHAESVESRLTGGGFYAVCTLRLMPGFPYWPVNYGSGALGIDNRTFLSATVISSLPGQLSLVAVGAFIGNPSILNGIAVGISWALVITLTIITMRRWKRTRDAEQAQAEPPERPET
- a CDS encoding 3-hydroxyacyl-CoA dehydrogenase family protein, with product MSDTTDTPTEAAGTTARVPDVVGVFGGGRMGAGIAHAFATAGARVIVIENTDDTVAAARERIDASTSKSRSKGIEVPGTVVVDRDPTLLDEALLVVEAVPEFVELKQEVLATIAKHAPAASIGTNTSALSIDVLAAALPRPQALIGLHFFNPVPVSELVEVVVGTHTDPKLVDVAKEWVTGLGKTAITVKDSPGFASSRLGVALALEAMRMVEDGVASAEDIDRAMTLGYRHPAGPLRTTDIVGLDVRLGIAEHLAEEIGERFTPPQILKDKVAAGELGRKSGQGFYTW